The following coding sequences lie in one Spartobacteria bacterium genomic window:
- the murJ gene encoding murein biosynthesis integral membrane protein MurJ, which produces MNNRRAILKSTGIVSSLTMLSRVLGLVRDVFMAGLFGTSTAMSAFVIAFTIPNLFRRLFGEGALAASFIPVFMERRVQQGDAAAWKLAQRVLFITTTLLVILCSVIWISISFLRTTAVDEQSLLTLSLMRIMLPYMIFICLAGLCMAILNSYKHFALPAATPCILNLIWIVAAAWVAPYLVPGANKIYVIAWSIVLAGIFQLLIQWPVLRMHGFRFGLTTPLFDIQTRRVLTLMGPAALGLAVTQINVLVDRGLAAWIGPWAPASLFYSERILYLPLGIFATALGTVLLPTFSANTAEKKYDEMLGTIHQSLRMLLFVMTPAAMGLILFAHPVIEIIYQWKAFDQRSTQLASLALQCYAPGLLVFSLAKIFTPAFYALKDTTTPFKAGLFCLALNVVLNITFIWLLPPYKEHAGIALGTVASESVYAVILAVCLHRKLGSPHWIQIGRAFIRHLFAALVMGVIAIVLFHTLMNAIPVSWMIYAKLKQIILLLIAITIGGVFYVACTFLLRCSEVTELIKIVRR; this is translated from the coding sequence GTGAACAATCGACGGGCTATATTGAAATCAACAGGTATTGTCAGCAGTCTGACGATGCTGAGCCGTGTTTTAGGCCTTGTTCGAGATGTATTTATGGCTGGATTATTCGGCACATCGACTGCGATGTCTGCGTTTGTTATCGCATTTACCATTCCCAATCTGTTCCGACGTCTTTTTGGTGAGGGGGCATTAGCCGCATCGTTTATTCCTGTATTTATGGAACGACGGGTTCAACAAGGAGATGCCGCAGCTTGGAAACTGGCGCAGCGGGTTCTATTCATAACAACGACCCTGCTTGTGATCCTGTGTAGTGTAATATGGATAAGCATTTCATTTTTACGTACGACAGCAGTAGATGAACAGTCACTGCTGACATTGTCATTGATGCGCATTATGCTTCCATACATGATTTTTATTTGTTTGGCTGGATTATGCATGGCGATCCTCAATTCCTATAAACATTTTGCGTTACCGGCAGCGACACCCTGCATTCTCAATCTTATTTGGATTGTTGCCGCAGCATGGGTTGCACCATATCTTGTTCCGGGGGCAAACAAGATTTATGTTATCGCGTGGTCTATCGTGCTGGCAGGTATTTTTCAACTGCTTATTCAATGGCCTGTCCTTCGAATGCATGGCTTTCGCTTTGGACTTACCACGCCGCTGTTTGACATACAGACACGCCGCGTTTTGACGTTAATGGGGCCCGCTGCTCTGGGTCTTGCCGTAACCCAGATCAATGTGCTCGTAGACCGCGGTTTGGCCGCCTGGATCGGGCCATGGGCTCCTGCGTCATTGTTTTATAGTGAACGTATTCTTTATCTGCCGCTGGGGATATTTGCCACTGCATTGGGAACGGTTTTATTACCAACATTTTCTGCCAATACAGCGGAAAAGAAATACGATGAAATGCTTGGCACGATCCATCAGTCTTTACGCATGTTGCTGTTTGTCATGACACCTGCTGCGATGGGTCTTATATTATTTGCTCATCCTGTCATTGAGATTATTTACCAATGGAAAGCCTTTGATCAGCGATCAACCCAGCTGGCATCCTTGGCCTTACAGTGTTATGCACCCGGACTGCTTGTTTTTAGTTTGGCCAAGATATTTACGCCCGCCTTTTATGCGTTGAAAGATACAACAACGCCTTTTAAAGCCGGGTTATTCTGTCTGGCTTTGAATGTTGTTCTCAATATCACTTTTATATGGCTGCTGCCACCTTACAAAGAACATGCCGGAATTGCTCTGGGAACGGTGGCCTCTGAAAGTGTCTACGCAGTGATTTTGGCGGTATGTCTTCACAGAAAGCTGGGATCACCGCACTGGATACAAATTGGCAGGGCGTTTATTCGTCACCTTTTCGCCGCGCTGGTCATGGGTGTGATTGCGATCGTGTTATTCCATACATTGATGAACGCGATCCCTGTGTCATGGATGATATATGCCAAGCTGAAACAGATCATTCTGTTGCTCATCGCGATAACTATCGGCGGTGTGTTTTACGTGGCATGTACCTTCTTGCTGCGATGCAGTGAAGTAACGGAGTTAATTAAAATAGTGCGTAGATGA
- a CDS encoding glycosyltransferase family 2 protein yields MFLMQKISACVTAFNEEKKIARCLQSLLWCDEIIVVDSFSTDRTVEICRQFTDRVYQRPWLGYIGQRNMIREMAANEWVLFLDADEELSPQLKEEIKREINSDAPFVGYAFPRMVYYLGKWIKHGEWWPDVKLRLFMRDRGRSVGREPHDQVKVDGPVKTMKSPIYHYTYDSINDHLRTMNRFSTITALEKYKEGIRFQWSDILLRPFWRFFKAYILKKGFMSGRHGLLIATVSAFAVAMKYYKLWEMEYYSRHPEKQIFKPTNEDIPE; encoded by the coding sequence ATGTTTTTGATGCAGAAAATTTCGGCTTGTGTGACCGCATTCAATGAAGAAAAAAAAATTGCCCGCTGCCTGCAAAGCCTGTTGTGGTGCGACGAAATTATTGTCGTAGATAGTTTTAGCACAGACCGCACCGTGGAAATTTGTCGTCAGTTTACCGATCGAGTGTATCAGCGTCCCTGGCTCGGTTATATAGGTCAGCGCAATATGATTCGGGAGATGGCTGCGAACGAATGGGTTCTTTTTCTCGATGCCGACGAAGAATTATCGCCTCAGTTGAAGGAAGAGATAAAACGAGAGATTAACTCCGATGCACCCTTTGTTGGTTATGCCTTTCCCCGTATGGTGTATTATCTGGGAAAATGGATCAAGCACGGGGAATGGTGGCCCGATGTGAAATTGCGCCTCTTTATGCGTGATCGCGGACGTAGTGTTGGCCGGGAACCTCACGATCAAGTGAAAGTTGACGGACCCGTTAAGACGATGAAGTCGCCGATTTACCATTATACCTACGACAGCATCAACGATCACCTTCGTACAATGAATCGCTTTTCGACGATTACAGCACTGGAAAAATATAAAGAAGGTATTCGATTTCAATGGAGTGATATTCTTTTACGTCCGTTTTGGCGTTTTTTTAAGGCGTATATTCTCAAAAAAGGGTTTATGTCCGGTCGTCACGGCCTGCTCATTGCGACAGTCAGCGCGTTCGCTGTTGCAATGAAGTATTATAAGCTATGGGAAATGGAGTATTATTCCAGACACCCAGAAAAACAGATTTTCAAACCAACGAACGAAGATATTCCTGAGTGA
- the waaF gene encoding lipopolysaccharide heptosyltransferase II — protein sequence MNTVLICGVNWLGDSIMCMPAVVSFMQANPDVKVTVLAKKSMKSVWAMFPERIEFMEMPHTGRDMCRLASKLRKRSFDAAYILPNSVRSALIPWMAGIPLRIGAPGHARRWLINRLRPYTPEIQQKHQAYEAFHILCPENAPAVIHSVSLRISDEEKRDAMNLLAPFSRPLVGLIPGAARGTSKQWAPERYAAVAQYLCAEGGSAVLFGTPAEASLCGQIAATVNSSHCQSFAGTTSFALWAALMAQCDAIVANDSGGMHLASALGCSVIAVYGITDPQKTGPLGDQFTVLQHSRRQQRDVPRESEEATAMLALVSSEEVIDVLRTYLGTDQRKECF from the coding sequence ATGAATACAGTTCTTATTTGTGGAGTTAACTGGTTGGGCGACAGCATTATGTGTATGCCGGCTGTTGTGTCGTTTATGCAGGCAAATCCCGATGTAAAAGTTACTGTTCTGGCTAAAAAGTCTATGAAATCGGTATGGGCGATGTTTCCTGAACGGATTGAATTTATGGAAATGCCGCACACAGGCCGTGATATGTGTCGTCTGGCCTCTAAATTAAGGAAGCGGTCGTTTGATGCGGCCTATATTCTTCCCAATTCAGTGCGTTCGGCACTGATTCCATGGATGGCGGGGATTCCTTTGCGCATCGGCGCTCCGGGTCATGCCCGACGATGGCTAATCAATCGCTTGCGCCCGTATACGCCGGAAATACAGCAAAAACATCAAGCGTATGAAGCATTTCATATTCTTTGCCCCGAAAACGCACCTGCAGTAATTCATTCCGTTTCGTTACGTATCAGTGATGAAGAAAAAAGAGATGCGATGAACTTACTTGCCCCGTTTTCTCGTCCTTTGGTCGGACTCATTCCTGGTGCCGCCAGAGGGACATCGAAGCAATGGGCTCCGGAGAGGTATGCTGCCGTCGCACAATATTTGTGTGCAGAAGGGGGTAGTGCGGTGCTTTTTGGAACTCCGGCGGAAGCTTCATTGTGCGGACAAATTGCTGCGACAGTGAATTCGTCACATTGTCAGAGTTTTGCGGGAACGACGTCTTTTGCCTTATGGGCAGCACTCATGGCGCAATGCGATGCAATTGTCGCCAATGACAGTGGCGGAATGCATCTGGCGTCCGCTTTGGGTTGTTCGGTTATTGCTGTATATGGCATTACCGATCCGCAAAAAACGGGCCCGCTGGGTGATCAATTCACCGTTTTACAGCACAGCCGTCGTCAGCAACGCGATGTGCCGAGAGAGTCGGAGGAAGCGACCGCGATGCTGGCATTGGTCTCTTCTGAAGAAGTTATTGATGTGCTTCGCACTTATTTGGGTACCGATCAACGGAAGGAATGTTTTTGA
- the lpxK gene encoding tetraacyldisaccharide 4'-kinase — protein sequence MSHLNEQIEEYFLEIINGDRRSRGAAFWRFVLSLLSKIFESIVLSRLYLYRHGIFRHYTLGCQVVSVGNLTVGGTGKTPIVEIFARSLAESGRKVAILSRGYKKEKPPLRNRVAAKFRGTSRTAAPLVVSDGKRLLMGSGRAGDEPYMLASNLPKAAVLVDANRVKSGRYAIKALGCDTLILDDGFQHLKLKHWVDIVLVDSTNPFGNNGRVLPRGLLREPIRNIKRAHFIFITKCSGPQKELKAQLRALNSHAEISECRHCPRYLENVYTGERFPLEYLEGKRVAAMSGIASPDGFENELCKFGAELVDRKRYADHHRYTQMEILDRINKSIERGAEIIVTTEKDAVRLPKIKRRDISIYFLRVEIELLTGKEDFEALIRRICFK from the coding sequence TTGTCCCATTTGAATGAACAAATTGAAGAGTATTTTCTCGAAATTATCAACGGTGACCGACGATCCAGAGGCGCGGCATTTTGGCGGTTTGTTCTGAGTTTACTGTCCAAAATATTCGAATCCATTGTGTTGAGTCGTTTGTATTTGTATCGTCATGGAATTTTTCGGCATTACACCCTTGGGTGCCAAGTGGTCAGCGTTGGAAATCTTACGGTGGGCGGAACAGGAAAAACCCCGATTGTAGAAATTTTTGCACGATCTCTTGCAGAAAGCGGACGCAAGGTCGCCATTCTAAGTCGTGGATATAAAAAAGAAAAACCACCGCTGAGAAATCGGGTGGCGGCAAAATTCAGGGGAACCAGCAGAACAGCGGCACCGCTTGTTGTATCTGACGGAAAACGGCTGTTGATGGGGTCTGGACGAGCAGGCGACGAGCCCTATATGCTGGCGTCCAATCTGCCCAAAGCCGCTGTTTTAGTGGATGCCAATCGCGTTAAATCTGGTCGTTATGCCATTAAGGCACTCGGATGTGATACGCTGATTCTCGATGATGGGTTTCAGCATTTAAAACTGAAGCACTGGGTGGATATTGTGCTTGTTGACAGCACAAACCCCTTTGGTAATAACGGTCGTGTTCTGCCTCGCGGTTTATTGAGAGAACCTATACGTAACATTAAAAGAGCCCATTTTATTTTTATTACGAAGTGTTCCGGTCCGCAAAAAGAGTTGAAGGCACAGTTACGAGCCTTGAATTCACATGCAGAGATTTCGGAGTGTCGTCATTGTCCGCGCTATCTGGAAAACGTTTATACAGGGGAGCGGTTTCCGCTGGAGTATCTTGAGGGCAAGCGTGTGGCTGCGATGTCCGGCATTGCTTCTCCAGATGGTTTTGAAAATGAACTATGCAAATTTGGTGCTGAGCTGGTGGACCGGAAAAGGTATGCCGACCATCACCGTTATACTCAGATGGAAATATTGGATCGAATTAATAAGAGCATTGAACGCGGTGCGGAGATCATCGTGACAACGGAAAAGGATGCCGTACGGTTACCTAAGATAAAACGTCGTGATATCTCTATTTATTTCCTACGGGTCGAAATTGAACTTTTAACCGGAAAAGAAGATTTTGAGGCGTTGATACGCCGCATCTGCTTCAAATAG
- the trmB gene encoding tRNA (guanosine(46)-N7)-methyltransferase TrmB has product MESRNISNQSAPVSDPESRSRFIPEQWLTPFAISDLFVQPNHPLAIDLGCGKGRFLLEHAAAHPDINFLGIDRMLNRIRKIAKKVDKREMENVRLLRLDGFYTVSYLIPEHCVDIYYIFFPDPWPKKRHHHNRIFNDVFLDALYRTMKPRALLHFATDHLPYYDDVYDLLRHDAHFKQTATYEPPPEEKSDFELMFMDDKEIGRCSFEFVQ; this is encoded by the coding sequence ATGGAATCCAGAAATATAAGCAATCAGTCAGCACCGGTTAGCGACCCGGAAAGTCGATCCCGTTTTATCCCTGAGCAATGGCTCACCCCCTTTGCTATCAGTGATTTATTTGTGCAGCCGAACCATCCTCTAGCCATTGATCTCGGCTGCGGGAAAGGCAGATTTCTTCTGGAACATGCTGCCGCGCATCCCGACATTAATTTTTTGGGCATCGACCGGATGCTTAACCGTATCCGTAAAATTGCCAAAAAAGTCGATAAACGAGAGATGGAAAACGTCAGACTGCTACGGCTAGATGGTTTTTATACCGTTTCCTACCTCATCCCCGAGCACTGTGTTGATATCTATTATATTTTCTTTCCTGACCCATGGCCCAAGAAACGACACCATCATAACCGCATATTTAATGACGTTTTTTTAGACGCCCTTTATCGAACAATGAAACCCCGTGCCCTGCTGCACTTCGCTACAGATCATCTTCCTTACTACGATGATGTTTACGATCTGCTTCGCCACGACGCACATTTCAAACAAACAGCGACCTACGAACCGCCACCGGAGGAAAAATCCGATTTTGAACTGATGTTCATGGACGACAAAGAAATCGGTCGCTGTTCCTTTGAATTCGTTCAATAA
- the kdsB gene encoding 3-deoxy-manno-octulosonate cytidylyltransferase: MRIIGVIPSRWGSTRFPGKSLALLAGKPLVQHVYEQAKKATKLDDVIVATDDPRIALAVDGFGGKHIMTRSDHPSGTDRVAEAALSTDADIIINIQGDEPLIEPALIDELAGAFYDHRYIWDMATAATAITSMEELKQSSTVKVVMDHTHKALYFSRSIIPCARDEYPADLSATYLRHIGIYAYTKEWLEHMVAAIPCDIEQLEKLEQLRALYLGCRMKVVVTETSSMGIDHPDDIPRAEALIKSMTSL, translated from the coding sequence ATGCGTATCATCGGCGTTATTCCATCCCGTTGGGGTTCCACGCGATTCCCGGGGAAAAGTCTGGCTTTACTTGCCGGAAAACCTCTCGTTCAACATGTGTATGAGCAGGCCAAAAAAGCAACGAAACTGGACGATGTAATTGTCGCCACAGATGATCCACGCATTGCGCTGGCGGTCGATGGATTTGGCGGAAAGCATATCATGACTCGTTCCGATCACCCGTCTGGAACAGATCGGGTTGCTGAAGCGGCATTATCAACAGATGCCGATATTATTATCAATATTCAGGGCGATGAGCCGCTGATTGAGCCCGCGTTAATCGACGAACTGGCAGGTGCTTTTTATGATCACAGGTATATTTGGGATATGGCGACTGCTGCGACGGCGATTACTTCCATGGAAGAATTAAAGCAGTCATCCACTGTGAAAGTTGTCATGGATCACACCCATAAGGCGCTTTATTTTTCGCGATCGATTATCCCCTGTGCACGAGATGAATACCCCGCAGATCTTTCTGCCACATACCTCCGTCATATCGGTATTTATGCCTATACAAAAGAATGGCTTGAGCACATGGTCGCAGCCATTCCATGCGACATAGAACAGCTCGAAAAGCTTGAACAGCTGCGTGCGCTCTATCTCGGATGCAGAATGAAAGTGGTTGTTACAGAAACATCTAGCATGGGCATCGATCATCCCGATGACATACCCAGGGCAGAAGCACTGATTAAATCTATGACATCGTTGTAG
- a CDS encoding DUF3108 domain-containing protein encodes MRELTVSLFTFSPLLTDRMYMSNYQHFILFRFFYVLFFVVIASTRNMATGAEPVDARSNGAAESLWFPVGEDLVYRIYWGFVPVGQCVVTTRYVDVDGYRYIRIRFRSRTNKILSSVYPVDDVLESLIEPGSFLPVRFTKNLKEGGYCAHEQTVFHHSDGTASWNSFLNENTKELMIEEDTRDLISFMYFMRKQSFQPGVDMEFRVMADEDIYDVFVHPIKYETVRLYGGDNVQSLKIEPKAAFDGLFVRKGSGWMWVSDDDQRLLTRMEASVPVANIKLILEEIRYNDPDSPDEYDLEHADTTTEIE; translated from the coding sequence ATGAGGGAGTTAACCGTATCATTGTTTACCTTCAGTCCATTGCTCACGGATAGGATGTACATGTCAAACTACCAACACTTCATTTTGTTTCGGTTTTTTTATGTTCTTTTTTTTGTAGTTATTGCGTCCACGCGAAACATGGCAACGGGCGCAGAGCCTGTGGACGCGCGATCGAACGGAGCCGCTGAGTCGTTGTGGTTTCCAGTGGGGGAAGATCTTGTTTATCGTATCTATTGGGGGTTTGTTCCTGTTGGTCAATGCGTTGTGACTACTCGGTATGTGGATGTAGACGGGTACAGGTATATACGTATCCGTTTTCGTAGCAGGACGAATAAAATTTTAAGCAGTGTTTATCCTGTTGATGATGTGCTTGAATCGCTTATTGAACCCGGTTCTTTTTTACCTGTACGTTTCACTAAAAACCTCAAAGAAGGGGGATATTGTGCACACGAACAAACGGTTTTCCATCACTCGGATGGAACGGCCTCCTGGAATTCATTTCTCAATGAAAACACGAAGGAACTGATGATTGAAGAGGATACTAGAGACCTTATTTCATTTATGTATTTTATGCGGAAACAGTCGTTTCAGCCGGGTGTTGATATGGAGTTTCGAGTCATGGCCGATGAGGATATTTATGATGTATTCGTACATCCAATTAAATATGAAACAGTTAGGCTGTACGGTGGTGACAATGTACAAAGTCTAAAAATAGAACCAAAGGCCGCTTTTGACGGTTTGTTTGTGCGTAAGGGTTCTGGCTGGATGTGGGTTTCTGATGATGATCAGCGATTATTAACACGTATGGAGGCCAGCGTGCCCGTCGCGAATATTAAATTGATTCTGGAAGAAATTAGGTATAACGATCCAGACTCTCCTGATGAATATGATTTGGAGCATGCAGATACGACCACAGAGATAGAATGA